A region from the Methanophagales archaeon genome encodes:
- a CDS encoding glycosyltransferase family 4 protein, translating to MRIVQASCYYPPHVGGVENHVKELANALSEAGNELKILTADIPPIRDDLSLSTGTSTGTSTGTSMITITRFRAIELFPGYVPFIFGLSRIRDIEADVFHSHCPPPFFSQAFKKEKKHPHVITYHFDLEVPERVGSLKIPAVMAKFVEQVYNRHYALQLLDACDAIIVTGRSYAETSPVLSKFSSKCEVIPNGIDIRKFDAVIEEVKASIKRNKNILFVGRLVYPKGIEYLIRAMPGVLKEVPEAKLVIVGRGEDRASLEKLVRSYELTQKVEFRGFLSFKELVKSYLEASVFVLPSFTRLENFGIVLLEAMACRTPVIASDIPGVRENITGGNGLLFTPGDVDGLSDCIVRIISDDRRVMRMGEAGRKLVETKFDWRLIAQQVMRVYESLV from the coding sequence ATGAGGATAGTTCAGGCTTCATGCTATTACCCCCCGCATGTCGGTGGCGTGGAGAACCACGTTAAAGAGCTGGCAAATGCGCTGAGCGAAGCGGGAAACGAGCTGAAAATTCTAACTGCGGACATACCACCGATCAGAGATGACCTCAGTCTCAGTACGGGTACAAGTACAGGTACAAGTACAGGTACGAGTATGATCACAATTACGAGGTTCAGGGCAATAGAGCTCTTTCCCGGCTATGTACCCTTCATCTTTGGGCTATCACGAATAAGAGATATAGAAGCAGATGTATTCCACTCGCATTGTCCGCCTCCTTTCTTCTCACAGGCGTTCAAAAAAGAGAAGAAGCATCCTCATGTCATAACGTATCACTTCGATCTGGAAGTACCGGAGAGGGTTGGGAGTTTGAAGATACCTGCTGTGATGGCTAAATTCGTAGAGCAGGTTTACAACAGGCATTATGCGCTACAACTGCTTGATGCCTGTGATGCTATAATAGTTACAGGCAGGAGCTATGCCGAGACCTCACCAGTTCTCAGTAAATTCAGCAGTAAATGCGAGGTCATACCCAATGGGATAGATATAAGGAAGTTCGATGCCGTGATAGAGGAGGTAAAGGCGAGCATAAAGCGTAATAAGAATATCCTATTCGTTGGTAGGCTCGTCTATCCCAAGGGTATAGAGTATTTGATAAGAGCAATGCCGGGGGTATTGAAGGAGGTTCCGGAAGCGAAGCTGGTAATAGTAGGTAGAGGAGAGGATCGAGCGAGCTTGGAGAAGCTTGTGAGAAGTTACGAGCTGACGCAAAAAGTCGAGTTTCGTGGGTTTTTGAGTTTCAAAGAGCTCGTTAAGAGCTATTTAGAAGCTTCTGTATTTGTGCTTCCTTCTTTTACCAGGCTTGAGAATTTTGGGATCGTTCTGCTTGAGGCGATGGCGTGTAGAACGCCGGTGATAGCATCGGATATACCGGGCGTACGTGAGAATATAACAGGCGGCAATGGACTTCTGTTCACGCCGGGAGATGTGGATGGTCTGAGTGATTGCATTGTGAGAATAATCTCAGATGATAGGCGTGTGATGCGCATGGGTGAAGCGGGCAGGAAGCTCGTTGAGACG